A single Crateriforma conspicua DNA region contains:
- the fusA gene encoding elongation factor G translates to MKLEKVRNIGISAHIDSGKTTLSERILFYTGRIHKIEEVRGDGDGATMDHMELEQERGITITSAATSVEYKDHAINLIDTPGHVDFTVEVERSLRVLDGAVLVLCAVGGVQSQSITVDRQMKRYNVPRLAFINKMDRTGSNPRRVVEQLREKLGADAFLMQIPIGIEDNFRGVVDLIEMVSYTFDGDQGEKVVTGEIPADLKDEAEEQRVHMLDSLSNYSDEVMELLLSEEEVPKDMIYRVTRDAVLNGATPVYMGTAFKNKGVQPLLDAVTQYLPSPLDREVKGRDPSDEEKRIELKPDPDAPFVGMAFKIVDDPFGQLTFMRIYQGTIEKGGTYVNQRTGRKERFSRIVRMHSDKREEIDKATAGDIIAVMGIDSASGDTYSVERDFCTLESMFVPEPVIKIAVTPTSRSDGDKMGKALQRFRKEDPTFRVETDEETNEILISGMGELHLEVYIERIRREYGVEIEVGAPKVSYRESPTKTVEFNYKHKKQTGGSGQYAHIVGKLSPIESDSEDSFEFEDHVVGGRIPKQYIPAIQKGFVDSLGKGPVAEYPVVGTRIDLDDGSYHEVDSSEKAFYTAAQGCFREYFKQASPKLLEPIMNVEIECPEDFQGTVVGDVIRRRGVMTSTDVVDGNSIIQAEIPLAETFGYATDLRSMTQGQGSFSMELAKYSQVPSNIQEEIIAAKKEMLAAAK, encoded by the coding sequence ATGAAATTGGAGAAGGTTCGCAACATCGGGATCAGTGCCCACATTGACTCCGGCAAAACCACCCTCAGTGAGCGGATCCTGTTTTACACCGGCCGTATTCACAAGATCGAAGAAGTCCGCGGGGACGGCGACGGCGCGACCATGGACCACATGGAGCTGGAGCAAGAACGTGGAATCACGATCACCAGTGCCGCGACCAGCGTCGAATACAAAGATCACGCGATCAACCTGATCGACACCCCCGGTCACGTCGACTTCACCGTCGAAGTGGAACGTTCGCTGCGTGTCTTGGACGGTGCCGTCTTGGTTCTGTGTGCCGTCGGCGGCGTGCAAAGCCAGTCGATCACCGTCGACCGCCAAATGAAACGCTACAACGTTCCCCGTTTGGCATTCATCAACAAAATGGACCGCACCGGTTCGAACCCCCGGCGGGTCGTCGAACAGTTGCGTGAAAAGCTGGGCGCCGACGCCTTCCTGATGCAGATCCCGATCGGTATCGAAGACAACTTCCGTGGCGTCGTCGACTTGATCGAAATGGTCTCCTACACCTTCGATGGTGATCAGGGTGAAAAGGTCGTCACCGGCGAAATCCCCGCCGACTTGAAAGACGAAGCCGAAGAACAACGCGTGCACATGCTGGATTCGCTGTCCAACTACAGCGATGAAGTCATGGAATTGCTGCTCAGCGAAGAAGAAGTCCCCAAGGACATGATCTATCGCGTGACCCGTGACGCCGTCTTGAACGGTGCCACCCCGGTCTACATGGGCACCGCGTTCAAGAACAAAGGCGTCCAGCCGCTGTTGGATGCGGTCACCCAATACCTGCCCAGCCCGCTGGATCGCGAAGTCAAAGGTCGCGACCCGTCGGACGAAGAAAAGCGAATCGAACTGAAACCCGATCCCGATGCTCCGTTCGTCGGCATGGCTTTCAAGATCGTCGACGATCCGTTCGGCCAACTGACCTTCATGCGGATCTATCAGGGCACGATCGAAAAAGGCGGCACCTATGTGAACCAACGGACCGGTCGCAAAGAACGGTTCAGCCGTATCGTTCGCATGCACAGCGACAAGCGAGAAGAAATCGACAAAGCGACCGCCGGGGACATCATCGCCGTCATGGGCATCGACTCGGCCAGTGGTGACACCTACAGCGTCGAACGTGATTTCTGCACGCTGGAATCCATGTTCGTCCCCGAACCGGTCATCAAGATTGCCGTGACGCCGACCAGCCGCAGCGACGGCGACAAGATGGGCAAGGCACTGCAGCGTTTCCGCAAGGAAGACCCCACCTTCCGCGTCGAAACCGACGAAGAGACCAACGAGATCCTGATCTCCGGCATGGGTGAATTGCACCTGGAGGTTTACATCGAACGGATCCGCCGCGAATACGGCGTGGAAATCGAAGTCGGTGCTCCGAAAGTTAGCTATCGCGAAAGCCCGACCAAGACCGTCGAATTCAATTACAAGCACAAGAAGCAAACCGGTGGTAGCGGTCAATACGCTCACATCGTCGGCAAGCTGTCACCGATCGAATCGGACAGCGAAGACAGCTTTGAATTCGAAGATCACGTCGTCGGTGGTCGTATTCCCAAGCAATACATTCCGGCAATCCAAAAGGGATTCGTCGACAGCCTGGGTAAAGGCCCGGTCGCCGAATACCCGGTGGTCGGCACCCGGATCGACTTGGATGACGGCAGCTATCACGAAGTCGACTCCTCGGAAAAGGCGTTCTACACCGCCGCACAAGGCTGCTTCCGCGAATACTTCAAGCAAGCGTCGCCGAAGCTGCTCGAGCCGATCATGAACGTCGAAATCGAATGCCCCGAGGATTTCCAAGGGACCGTCGTGGGTGACGTCATCCGCCGCCGCGGTGTGATGACCAGCACCGACGTTGTCGACGGAAACAGCATCATCCAAGCCGAAATCCCGCTGGCCGAAACCTTCGGTTACGCCACCGACCTGCGCAGCATGACGCAAGGTCAGGGATCGTTCAGCATGGAACTGGCCAAGTACAGCCAAGTGCCGTCGAACATCCAAGAAGAAATCATCGCCGCCAAGAAAGAAATGTTGGCCGCCGCGAAGTAA
- a CDS encoding DegT/DnrJ/EryC1/StrS family aminotransferase → MPGPNSVPLLDVNRDNRPYREEFMSALAGVLDSGRFLFGPDVVELESEVAKYSQAQFAVGCASGSDALLLALMALNIGPGDEVIVPSFTFFASVSCITRLGATPVFIDIDPDTYNMDVDQLDSLIGPKTAAIIPVHLFGQCARIDRICQIAAEHDIPVVEDAAQSIGAAYHSRPAGSWGTVGCFSFYPTKNLGGMGDGGMLTTNDEAFADRLRLFAGHGMRPRYYHKVVGINSRLDTFQAAVLRVKMNHLPQAVEGRRTNATRYHHLFREAGLVEDGPVTLPVIDENAFSVWNQYSIRIADGRRDEVRQYLADNGVGSEIYYPVPMHQQECFENIGFKAGDLSETERASREILNLPIFPSLTVEEQNRVVEVVGQFYQSGEAKKAA, encoded by the coding sequence ATGCCAGGCCCGAATTCTGTTCCGCTGTTGGACGTCAACCGCGACAATCGCCCTTATCGTGAAGAATTCATGAGCGCCCTGGCCGGCGTCCTGGATTCCGGACGCTTTCTGTTCGGCCCCGATGTGGTCGAACTGGAATCGGAAGTCGCCAAATACAGCCAAGCCCAATTTGCCGTCGGTTGTGCCTCCGGCAGTGACGCCTTGTTGCTGGCCCTGATGGCCCTGAACATCGGCCCGGGCGACGAAGTGATCGTTCCCAGCTTTACTTTCTTCGCGTCGGTCAGCTGCATCACGCGACTGGGCGCCACGCCGGTCTTCATCGACATCGATCCGGACACCTACAACATGGATGTCGACCAGCTGGATTCGCTGATCGGCCCCAAAACGGCAGCCATCATTCCCGTGCACCTGTTCGGACAGTGTGCCCGCATTGACCGGATCTGTCAGATCGCCGCCGAGCATGATATTCCGGTGGTCGAAGACGCCGCCCAGTCGATCGGTGCGGCCTATCATTCACGTCCCGCCGGCAGCTGGGGAACCGTGGGCTGTTTCAGCTTCTATCCGACCAAGAACTTGGGCGGCATGGGCGACGGCGGCATGCTGACGACCAATGACGAAGCTTTCGCGGATCGGCTGCGTTTGTTCGCCGGCCACGGCATGCGGCCCCGCTATTATCACAAGGTGGTGGGCATCAACAGCCGCTTGGACACGTTCCAGGCCGCCGTGTTGCGGGTGAAGATGAATCACTTGCCCCAGGCCGTCGAAGGCCGGCGCACCAACGCCACGCGGTATCACCACTTGTTCCGCGAAGCCGGTTTGGTCGAAGACGGCCCGGTCACCTTGCCGGTGATCGACGAGAACGCTTTCTCGGTCTGGAACCAGTATTCAATTCGCATCGCCGACGGGCGACGCGACGAAGTCCGCCAGTACTTGGCCGACAATGGTGTGGGTTCGGAAATCTATTACCCGGTGCCGATGCACCAGCAAGAGTGCTTTGAAAACATCGGCTTCAAAGCCGGCGATTTGAGCGAGACCGAGCGGGCCAGCCGCGAGATCTTGAACCTGCCGATCTTCCCGTCGCTGACCGTGGAAGAACAAAACCGAGTCGTCGAAGTGGTCGGTCAGTTCTATCAGTCGGGCGAAGCCAAGAAGGCCGCCTGA
- the trxA gene encoding thioredoxin, whose amino-acid sequence MASDAVKEFTDDNFDSEVLQSDQPVLVDFWAPWCGPCRQIAPMIDELAGENPSVKIGKINIDDNPGAAQRFGINSIPTLLVFKGGEVSESFVGVRPKAALQEALDSAATS is encoded by the coding sequence ATGGCTTCCGATGCTGTCAAAGAATTCACCGACGACAATTTCGACTCCGAAGTGCTGCAATCGGACCAACCCGTCTTGGTCGACTTTTGGGCACCCTGGTGCGGCCCTTGTCGTCAAATCGCTCCCATGATCGATGAACTGGCTGGCGAAAACCCGTCGGTCAAAATCGGCAAGATCAACATCGACGATAACCCCGGCGCCGCCCAGCGTTTCGGCATCAATAGCATCCCGACGCTGTTGGTTTTCAAAGGCGGCGAAGTCAGCGAGAGCTTCGTGGGCGTTCGCCCCAAGGCCGCGCTGCAAGAAGCCCTGGATTCGGCGGCAACGTCTTGA
- a CDS encoding NUDIX hydrolase, producing MKIPATRRPDRWQLPATWPQQLSDRLRQRGETPELSRRYRSIAAVPLAYGRHRGPAPLRARRAAVLVGIYEDASGQNGVSCAEVAPSGSASKKAPAGGQSATDAHQPRPSLRHMRVLLTRRPSLLKHHGGQICFPGGRVEPGEDTREAALREFAEELGRPAVVRQWIGRLACQYVYASDNRVTPWVAWLRKESAPWCPDPAEVDQVLDLPLETLLRQVVAGNLSRHTEIRSVRRGEHRVGHLQFRTPAFAHGEHKVWGATAMILDELAQHLLTLSDVPVGPAN from the coding sequence GTGAAAATACCGGCAACCAGGCGACCGGATCGGTGGCAATTGCCGGCGACTTGGCCGCAACAACTCAGCGACCGCTTGCGACAACGCGGCGAAACGCCCGAACTGTCGCGACGCTATCGTTCGATCGCGGCCGTGCCACTTGCCTATGGTCGCCACCGTGGCCCCGCACCGCTCCGTGCTCGCCGCGCCGCGGTGCTGGTCGGCATTTACGAAGATGCGTCTGGTCAAAATGGTGTGTCGTGTGCGGAAGTCGCGCCCAGCGGATCGGCATCAAAGAAAGCCCCGGCCGGCGGTCAATCCGCGACGGATGCCCACCAACCGCGCCCATCGCTCCGCCACATGCGTGTCTTGTTGACGCGGCGGCCCAGTCTGCTGAAACATCACGGTGGGCAAATCTGCTTTCCCGGGGGTCGGGTGGAACCGGGCGAAGACACCCGCGAAGCCGCCTTGCGGGAATTCGCCGAAGAATTGGGTCGCCCCGCCGTGGTCCGCCAGTGGATCGGACGGCTGGCATGCCAGTATGTCTATGCCAGCGACAACCGGGTCACCCCCTGGGTCGCGTGGCTACGAAAAGAATCCGCCCCCTGGTGCCCCGACCCGGCCGAGGTTGATCAGGTGCTGGATTTGCCGCTGGAAACACTTCTGCGGCAGGTCGTCGCGGGAAACCTGTCACGACACACCGAAATACGATCCGTCCGTCGGGGCGAACATCGCGTTGGTCATTTGCAGTTCCGCACGCCGGCGTTTGCACACGGCGAACACAAGGTTTGGGGTGCCACAGCGATGATTCTGGACGAATTGGCTCAGCACTTGCTTACCTTGTCAGACGTTCCGGTCGGACCGGCAAATTGA
- a CDS encoding sugar phosphate isomerase/epimerase family protein, translated as MFVAASTECWPADDLQTSIETLQDLDFSAIEIAIHESGAHTRPSEILADPDRGIQLLRYTHRLDISGYSIELDSTGDQHYDDFHDLCRIAKATKVVNLTVPSAELGTPFNEEVEHLQRLVSIAETEGVRVAVRSQLGCLSEDPDTLMVLCNNVDGLGITLDPSVYVAGPAKGKSLDKILKYVINTHLRDTRPDAFQVSVGQGEIDYGKLVTQLEREKYDRALTIHMAPQEDLDHRVELRKLRRLLETLI; from the coding sequence TTGTTTGTCGCTGCTTCGACGGAATGTTGGCCGGCTGATGACCTGCAAACCAGCATCGAAACGCTGCAGGACCTGGATTTTAGCGCGATCGAGATCGCCATTCACGAGTCCGGCGCGCACACTCGCCCCAGCGAAATCCTGGCTGATCCGGACCGCGGAATCCAATTGCTTCGGTACACCCACCGGCTGGACATCTCCGGTTACAGCATCGAATTGGACAGCACAGGTGACCAGCACTACGACGACTTCCACGATTTGTGCCGGATCGCCAAAGCCACCAAGGTCGTCAATTTGACCGTGCCTTCGGCGGAACTGGGCACGCCTTTCAATGAAGAAGTCGAACACCTTCAGCGGCTGGTCAGCATCGCGGAAACCGAAGGCGTACGCGTCGCGGTCCGCAGCCAGCTGGGCTGTCTCAGCGAAGACCCCGACACGTTGATGGTCTTGTGCAACAACGTCGATGGCCTGGGCATCACATTGGACCCCAGCGTTTACGTTGCCGGTCCGGCCAAAGGCAAATCGCTGGACAAGATCCTGAAGTATGTGATCAACACGCACCTTCGCGACACCCGCCCCGATGCGTTCCAAGTCAGCGTGGGGCAGGGCGAAATCGACTACGGCAAATTGGTCACCCAGCTGGAACGTGAAAAATACGATCGCGCTTTGACGATCCACATGGCGCCCCAGGAAGACTTGGATCATCGCGTCGAATTGCGAAAGCTTCGTCGATTGTTGGAAACGTTGATTTAG
- a CDS encoding ABC transporter permease, with protein MTSENDPQSNSDTNSADVRSIGGPVRLERLCVDVAGRRLLDDARLDLEPGKLLVVVGGSGAGKSVLLRILAGLLPRDGAVVRWSADIAAGTAGHPDTDAGSKGPARLGAALSPLLRRVGVVFQQFALFDELSPTANVQFAMDHRGDRHRPPEQDAAGWLAELGVPAEVPVAGLSGGQKQRLAIARTLASDPEVILYDEPTSGLDAASGAKVASLIRQTQQIHHRTSVVVTHDYQTLIPIADEVVFLDSRQKQLVSVPRDQWSQIHQWMHPVAADPANAKTPEHLSGTRGWSMGRRLIEQLDTFLLASSDALISALRLPVDVLPVFPRWKWAGRFFVHYLRLVGGPSACVYLAIAGLIAGFTTTYFTFRFLPFRLYTQPLLIDELLASIGFALYRILVPVLATILVAARCGAAVAADVGVKRYGGQVDAMRTLGVRPQAYLLVPILAAFLVATPVLEWIAFFAARLISMVTFSATHADIPSYFWDQHFFRNLRGQDGLWPKGAGWVFGKNAACGVGTAVISYYQGLRSKQSAADVSQAITATVLWTTLWVLGVHFAVALMEF; from the coding sequence ATGACGTCTGAAAATGATCCCCAGTCCAACAGCGACACGAATTCGGCTGATGTGCGGTCGATCGGGGGACCCGTGCGGCTGGAACGGCTTTGCGTGGACGTGGCGGGTCGCCGTTTGTTGGATGACGCTCGGTTAGATTTGGAGCCGGGAAAACTGCTGGTCGTCGTCGGTGGCAGTGGGGCCGGCAAATCCGTGTTGCTGCGGATTCTGGCCGGCTTGTTGCCGCGTGATGGTGCCGTCGTGCGCTGGTCGGCTGACATCGCCGCTGGCACTGCGGGACACCCTGACACCGATGCCGGATCGAAGGGGCCGGCCCGCCTGGGCGCCGCACTGTCACCTCTGCTTCGTCGCGTGGGCGTGGTGTTTCAACAGTTTGCGTTGTTCGATGAACTGTCGCCGACGGCCAATGTCCAGTTTGCGATGGACCATCGCGGCGATCGTCATCGGCCACCCGAACAAGACGCGGCCGGTTGGTTGGCGGAATTGGGGGTGCCCGCGGAAGTTCCCGTTGCCGGACTTAGCGGTGGTCAGAAACAGCGGCTGGCCATCGCACGGACGTTGGCCTCCGATCCAGAAGTCATCCTGTACGACGAACCGACATCAGGACTGGATGCGGCCAGCGGTGCGAAGGTGGCGTCCTTGATTCGCCAGACTCAGCAGATTCATCACCGGACCAGTGTGGTCGTCACGCACGATTATCAAACGCTGATACCGATTGCGGACGAAGTCGTCTTCTTGGACAGTCGGCAAAAGCAACTGGTTTCCGTCCCACGCGATCAGTGGTCGCAGATTCATCAGTGGATGCATCCTGTCGCAGCAGACCCGGCAAACGCAAAAACGCCGGAACATCTGTCGGGCACACGTGGGTGGTCGATGGGGCGCCGTTTGATCGAACAGCTGGACACGTTCCTGTTGGCCAGCTCCGATGCATTGATCAGTGCGCTGCGATTGCCCGTCGATGTGTTGCCAGTTTTCCCGCGATGGAAATGGGCGGGGCGATTCTTTGTGCACTATTTGCGATTGGTGGGCGGCCCATCGGCATGCGTGTATTTGGCCATCGCGGGTTTGATCGCCGGGTTCACGACGACCTATTTCACGTTTCGCTTTCTGCCGTTTCGACTGTACACGCAACCGTTGTTGATCGACGAATTGTTGGCGTCGATCGGGTTCGCGTTGTATCGAATTTTGGTTCCCGTATTGGCAACGATCTTGGTGGCGGCTCGCTGTGGTGCCGCGGTGGCCGCCGACGTGGGCGTCAAGCGATACGGCGGCCAGGTCGATGCGATGCGGACGCTGGGTGTTCGGCCGCAAGCTTATTTGTTGGTTCCAATTTTGGCGGCCTTTCTGGTAGCCACCCCTGTGTTGGAATGGATCGCTTTTTTTGCCGCGCGGTTGATCAGCATGGTGACGTTCTCCGCCACACATGCCGACATCCCGTCCTATTTTTGGGACCAGCACTTCTTCCGCAATCTTCGCGGGCAAGATGGCCTTTGGCCGAAGGGGGCGGGCTGGGTTTTCGGAAAGAACGCCGCGTGCGGTGTGGGCACCGCGGTGATCAGCTACTATCAAGGTCTGCGATCCAAACAGTCCGCCGCTGACGTCAGCCAGGCGATCACGGCGACCGTGCTTTGGACGACCTTGTGGGTTTTGGGCGTCCACTTTGCCGTTGCGTTGATGGAATTTTAA
- a CDS encoding serine/threonine protein kinase — protein sequence MGLFDSIRNAFGSSQKHQVIDVDTRYERMRTSAVGTMSSFYVAKDHKTDRLVGVKLLDIEKHEQFEARFKGLKKPGEAEIALSMHHPKIVETYEAGVTPKGQPVIIMEYIEGPSLQQIIVKKQRHLIAGIETTLIRDMAESLKYVHDQGYIHRDICPRNYICLPDMSGLKLIDFGLTVPATPPFMAPGNRTGTPLYMSPEIVRRRPTDKRVDIFSLGVTCYCLCTMQHPWQGEVVTGKAALQHDTTEPTPILERAPDLDPKLARLIMHALQPSVEKRVQSIDQFLATLRTIAA from the coding sequence ATGGGTCTGTTTGATTCCATCCGGAACGCTTTCGGTTCCTCTCAAAAGCACCAGGTCATCGACGTCGACACCCGTTACGAACGGATGCGGACCAGTGCCGTGGGCACGATGAGTTCCTTCTACGTCGCCAAAGACCATAAAACCGATCGCTTGGTCGGCGTCAAATTGCTGGACATCGAAAAGCACGAGCAATTCGAGGCTCGGTTCAAGGGCCTGAAGAAGCCCGGCGAAGCCGAAATCGCTCTTTCGATGCACCATCCCAAGATCGTCGAAACGTATGAAGCCGGCGTCACGCCCAAGGGGCAACCGGTGATCATCATGGAGTACATCGAGGGGCCGAGCCTGCAACAGATCATTGTCAAAAAGCAGCGACATCTGATCGCCGGCATCGAAACGACGTTAATTCGTGACATGGCCGAATCGCTGAAATACGTCCACGACCAGGGATATATTCACCGAGACATCTGTCCGCGGAATTACATCTGCTTGCCCGACATGAGCGGGCTGAAGCTGATCGATTTTGGCTTGACGGTCCCCGCAACGCCGCCCTTCATGGCACCGGGAAACCGGACGGGGACGCCGTTGTACATGTCGCCAGAAATCGTGCGGCGTCGGCCGACGGATAAGCGGGTCGACATCTTTTCGCTGGGCGTGACGTGTTACTGTCTGTGCACAATGCAGCATCCCTGGCAGGGCGAAGTCGTCACAGGCAAAGCGGCACTGCAGCACGACACGACCGAACCCACACCGATCCTGGAACGGGCCCCCGACCTGGACCCCAAGCTGGCACGTCTGATCATGCACGCCTTGCAGCCCAGCGTCGAAAAGCGGGTCCAATCGATCGACCAATTCTTGGCCACCCTCCGCACCATCGCGGCCTGA
- the accD gene encoding acetyl-CoA carboxylase, carboxyltransferase subunit beta: MPRKRGVPEGLWLKCPGCGGSIYKKEIQQRQNVCPKCEHHFYVSASERIEQVLDEGTFEPMNDQVRSVDPLQFADRRPYADRLVSEQKRTGLSDAVVTGTGMVRARRVAFAVTDSAFIMGSMGSAVGERLARLVEHATAHNLPLIIVSGSGGGARMHEGILSLMQMAKVTAALAKYDEAGGLFISVLTNPTMGGVAASFASLGDLVFAEPKALIGFAGPRTIKATIGIELPAGFQTSEFLLEHGYVDRIVERKNLKTEIARAIDYCGK; the protein is encoded by the coding sequence ATGCCGCGAAAACGAGGCGTCCCGGAAGGCCTTTGGCTGAAGTGCCCGGGGTGCGGAGGATCGATCTATAAAAAGGAAATCCAACAACGGCAGAACGTCTGCCCGAAATGCGAACACCACTTCTATGTGTCCGCCAGCGAACGAATCGAACAAGTGCTGGACGAAGGCACGTTCGAGCCGATGAACGACCAAGTTCGATCGGTCGACCCGCTGCAATTCGCCGATCGCCGTCCCTATGCCGACCGGCTGGTCAGCGAACAGAAACGAACCGGGCTGTCCGATGCGGTGGTCACAGGCACGGGCATGGTCCGGGCACGACGCGTCGCGTTTGCCGTGACCGACAGCGCATTCATCATGGGCAGCATGGGCAGTGCGGTCGGCGAGCGACTGGCCCGCCTGGTCGAACACGCCACTGCCCACAACCTGCCCCTGATCATCGTCAGCGGTTCCGGTGGTGGTGCTCGAATGCACGAAGGCATCCTGTCTTTGATGCAGATGGCCAAGGTCACCGCGGCCCTGGCCAAGTACGACGAAGCCGGCGGGCTGTTTATCAGCGTCCTGACAAACCCAACGATGGGCGGCGTGGCGGCCAGCTTTGCGTCGCTGGGCGATTTGGTGTTCGCCGAACCCAAAGCGTTGATCGGATTCGCCGGGCCGCGAACGATCAAGGCGACGATCGGGATCGAACTTCCTGCGGGATTTCAGACCAGCGAATTCTTGCTGGAACACGGCTACGTCGACCGTATCGTCGAACGAAAGAACCTGAAAACGGAAATCGCGCGGGCGATCGACTACTGCGGCAAGTAG
- a CDS encoding MBL fold metallo-hydrolase — MDFHCLGTAGYHPNRSRHTSCYCVPQCGLVLDAGTGLFRLTELIETDHLDILISHAHLDHIAGLTFLLDVLHCRSVAGRPVDQVRVFGEAAKLDAIQTHLFADLIFPAPLDVQWVTIDDTPEFSAAGATVSWRRQPHPGGSVAYRLDWPAVASCQAKRLVYATDTSGLTDPQDITWFGGDADTAGGIAANAGSGAAASVPDLMVHECYFRDTHRQWAEKTGHSWTSRIAELAALIRPQRLLLTHINPLDESVDPVDSEKIRKTFYGELMIAQDGLKVSF, encoded by the coding sequence ATGGATTTTCACTGTCTGGGGACCGCCGGGTATCACCCCAACCGGTCCCGGCATACGTCTTGTTACTGCGTGCCCCAGTGTGGATTGGTGTTGGATGCCGGCACGGGGCTGTTTCGGCTGACTGAATTGATCGAGACGGATCACCTGGACATCTTGATCAGCCACGCCCATTTGGACCACATCGCCGGTCTGACTTTCTTGCTGGATGTTTTGCATTGTCGTTCCGTCGCCGGACGGCCGGTGGATCAGGTGCGTGTTTTCGGTGAAGCGGCCAAGCTGGACGCCATCCAGACGCATCTGTTCGCGGATTTGATTTTTCCCGCTCCCTTGGATGTTCAGTGGGTGACGATCGACGACACCCCCGAATTTTCTGCCGCCGGTGCGACGGTGTCTTGGCGTCGCCAGCCACATCCCGGCGGTTCGGTCGCCTATCGGCTGGACTGGCCGGCCGTCGCATCTTGCCAGGCCAAGCGTTTGGTCTATGCCACCGACACGTCGGGGCTGACCGACCCACAGGACATCACCTGGTTCGGTGGGGACGCCGATACAGCGGGTGGTATTGCGGCCAATGCGGGTTCCGGGGCAGCCGCATCGGTGCCGGATCTGATGGTTCACGAATGCTATTTTCGCGACACGCATCGCCAGTGGGCCGAGAAAACCGGACACAGTTGGACCAGCCGGATTGCCGAACTGGCCGCATTGATTCGTCCGCAACGGTTGCTGCTGACCCACATCAACCCGCTGGACGAAAGTGTCGATCCGGTGGACTCGGAGAAAATCCGGAAAACGTTTTATGGCGAACTGATGATCGCCCAAGACGGTCTGAAAGTGTCGTTCTAG
- the tuf gene encoding elongation factor Tu codes for MAKDKFERTKPHVNVGTIGHIDHGKTTTTGAILAVQAAKGLAEAKGYSDIAKGGTVRDATKTVTIAVAHVEYETDKRHYAHIDCPGHADFVKNMITGAAQMDGAILVVSAADGPMPQTKEHVLLARQVDVPYIVVFLNKCDLVDDEELLELVELEVRELLTKYKFPGDDVPVVRGSALPAYNKPDDPEASKCISELMDALDEFIPEPAREEDKPFLMAIEDVFSIEGRGTVATGRIERGVIKVGEEVSIIGLTEEPTKTTCTGVEMFRKEMEEGRAGDNVGCLLRGVKREEIQRGQVLAKPGSITPHTKFEAEVYCLSKDEGGRHTPFFSGYRPQFYFRTTDVTGTANLVDAEMCMPGDNVKVTVELHKPIAMDDGVRFAIREGGRTVGSGVVTKIVE; via the coding sequence ATGGCTAAGGACAAATTCGAAAGGACCAAACCCCACGTTAACGTTGGGACGATTGGCCACATTGACCACGGTAAAACGACGACGACTGGCGCCATTCTCGCCGTCCAAGCCGCCAAGGGCTTGGCCGAAGCGAAAGGCTATTCGGATATCGCCAAGGGCGGTACCGTTCGTGACGCGACCAAGACGGTGACCATCGCGGTTGCTCACGTCGAATACGAGACCGACAAGCGTCACTACGCTCACATTGACTGCCCCGGCCACGCCGACTTCGTCAAGAACATGATCACCGGTGCCGCCCAAATGGACGGTGCCATCCTGGTCGTGTCGGCCGCCGACGGCCCGATGCCGCAAACCAAGGAACACGTGCTGTTGGCCCGTCAGGTCGACGTGCCCTACATCGTGGTGTTCTTGAACAAGTGCGACTTGGTCGACGACGAAGAGTTGTTGGAACTGGTCGAACTGGAAGTCCGCGAACTGCTGACCAAGTACAAGTTCCCCGGCGACGATGTCCCGGTCGTGCGTGGTTCGGCTCTGCCGGCTTACAACAAGCCCGACGATCCGGAAGCCAGCAAGTGCATCAGCGAACTGATGGACGCCCTGGATGAATTCATCCCGGAACCGGCTCGCGAAGAAGACAAGCCGTTCCTGATGGCCATCGAAGACGTCTTCTCGATCGAAGGTCGTGGTACGGTTGCTACCGGCCGGATCGAACGCGGCGTAATTAAGGTCGGCGAGGAAGTCAGCATCATCGGTCTGACCGAAGAGCCCACCAAGACGACCTGCACCGGCGTCGAAATGTTCCGCAAGGAAATGGAAGAAGGCCGCGCCGGCGACAACGTCGGGTGCCTGCTGCGTGGTGTGAAGCGTGAAGAAATCCAGCGTGGTCAGGTCTTGGCCAAGCCGGGCAGCATCACCCCGCACACCAAGTTCGAAGCCGAAGTTTATTGCTTGAGCAAGGACGAAGGTGGACGTCACACCCCGTTCTTCAGCGGTTACCGCCCGCAGTTCTACTTCCGTACGACCGATGTCACCGGAACGGCCAACTTGGTCGACGCCGAAATGTGCATGCCCGGTGACAACGTCAAGGTCACCGTCGAATTGCACAAGCCGATCGCCATGGACGACGGTGTACGCTTCGCGATTCGCGAAGGCGGCCGTACCGTCGGTAGTGGTGTCGTGACCAAGATCGTCGAGTAG